Proteins from a single region of Symphalangus syndactylus isolate Jambi chromosome 12, NHGRI_mSymSyn1-v2.1_pri, whole genome shotgun sequence:
- the FUBP1 gene encoding far upstream element-binding protein 1 isoform X12, translating to MADYSTVPPPSSGSAGGGGGGGGGGGVNDAFKDALQRARQIAAKIGGDAGTSLNSNDYGYGGQKRPLEDGDQPDAKKVAPQNDSFGTQLPPMHQQQRSVMTEEYKVPDGMVGFIIGRGGEQISRIQQESGCKIQIAPDSGGLPERSCMLTGTPESVQSAKRLLDQIVEKGRPAPGFHHGDGPGNAVQEIMIPASKAGLVIGKGGETIKQLQERAGVKMVMIQDGPQNTGADKPLRITGDPYKVQQAKEMVLELIRDQGGFREVRNEYGSRIGGNEGIDVPIPRFAVGIVIGRNGEMIKKIQNDAGVRIQFKPDDGTTPERIAQITGPPDRCQHAAEIITDLLRSVQAGNPGGPGPGGRGRGRGQGNWNMGPPGGLQEFNFIVPTGKTGLIIGKGGETIKSISQQSGARIELQRNPPPNADPNMKLFTIRGTPQQIDYARQLIEEKIGGPVNPLGPPVPHGPHGVPGPHGPPGPPGPGTPMGPYNPAPYNPGPPGPAPHGPPAPYAPQGWGNAYPHWQQQAPPDPAKAGTDPNSAAWAAYYAHYYQQQAQPPPAAPAGAPTTTQTNGQGDQQNPAPAGQVDYTKAWEEYYKKMGRQGQTQDYSKAWEEYYKKQGQAVPAPTGAPPGGQPDYSAAWAEYYRQQAAYYAQTSPQGMPQHPPAPQGFANHARSHHHLY from the exons attgcaGCAAAAATTGGAGGTGATGCAGGGACATCACTGAATTCAAATGACTATGGTTATGGGGGACAAAAAAGACCTTTAGAAGATGGAG ATCAACCAGATGCTAAGAAAGTTGCTCCTCAAAATGACT cTTTTGGAACACAGTTACCACCGATGCATCAGCAGCAAAG ATCTGTAATGACAGAAGAATACAAAGTTCCAGATGGAATGGTTGGATTTA tAATTGGCAGAGGAGGTGAACAGATCTCACGCATACAGCAGGAATCTGGATGCAAAATACAGATAGCTCCTG ACAGTGGTGGCCTTCCAGAAAGGTCCTGTATGTTAACTGGAACACCTGAATCTGTCCA GTCAGCAAAACGGTTACTGGACCAGattgttgaaaaaggaagaccAGCTCCTGGCTTCCATCATGGCGATGGACCGGGAAATGCAGTTCAAGAAATCATGATTCCAGCTAGCAAGGCAGGATTGGTTATTGGAAAGGGGGGAGAAACTATTAAACAGCTTCAG GAACGGGCTGGAGTTAAAATGGTTATGATTCAAGATGGGCCGCAAAACACTGGTGCTGACAAACCTCTTAGGATTACAGGAGACCCATATAAAGTTCAA CAAGCCAAGGAAATGGTGTTAGAGTTAATTCGTGATCAAGGTGGTTTCAGAGAAGTTCGGAATGAGTATGGGTCAAGAATAGGAGGAAATGAAGGGATAGAT GTCCCCATTCCAAGATTTGCTGTTGGCATTGTAATAGGAAGAAATGGAGAGAtgatcaaaaaaatacaaaatgatgcTGGTGTTCGCATTCAGTTTAAGCCAG aTGATGGGACAACACCAGAGAGGATAGCACAAATAACAGGACCTCCAGACCGATGTCAACATGCTGCAGAAATTATTACAGACCTTCTTCGAAGTGTTCAG GCTGGTAATCCTGGTGGACCTGGACCTGGTGGTCGAGGAAGAGGTAGAGGTCAAGGCAACTGGAACATGGGACCACCTGGTGGACTACaggaatttaattttattgtgccaactgggaaaactggattaaTAATAGGAAAAG GAGGTGAAACCATAAAAAGCATAAGCCAACAGTCTGGTGCAAGAATAGAACTTCAGAGAAATCCTCCACCAAATGCAGATCCTAATATGAAGTTATTTACAATTCGTGGCACTCCACAACAGATAGACTATGCTCGGCAACTCATAGAAGAAAAGATTGGT GGCCCAGTAAATCCTTTAGGGCCACCTGTACCCCATGGGCCCCATGGTGTCCCAGGCCCCCATGgacctcctgggcctccagggccTGGAACTCCAATGGGACCATACAACCCTGCACCTTATAATCCTGGACCACCAGGCCCGGCTCCTCA tggtCCTCCAGCCCCATACGCTCCCCAGGGATGGGGAAATGCGTATCCACACTGGCAGCAGCAGGCTCCTCCTGATCCAG ctaAGGCAGGAACGGATCCAAATTCAGCAGCTTGGGCTGCTTATTATGCTCACTATTATCAACAGCAAGCACAGCCACCACCAGCAGCCCCTGCAGGTGCACCAACTACAACTCAAACTAATGGACAAG GAGATCAGCAGAATCCAGCCCCAGCTGGACAGGTTGATTATACCAAGGCTTGGGAAGAGTACTACAAGAAAATGG gtcGACAAGGGCAGACACAAGATTATTCAAAGGCTTGGGAGGAATATTATAAGAAGCAAG GTCAAGCAGTTCCTGCTCCGACTGGGGCTCCTCCAGGTGGTCAGCCAGATTATAGTGCAGCCTGGGCTGAGTATTATAGACAACAAGCAGCCTATTATGCCCAGACAAGTCCCCAGGGAATGCCACAGCATCCTCCAGCACCTCAG GGATTTGCAAATCATGCAAGAAGCCACCACCATTTATATTaa
- the FUBP1 gene encoding far upstream element-binding protein 1 isoform X10 gives MADYSTVPPPSSGSAGGGGGGGGGGGVNDAFKDALQRARQIAAKIGGDAGTSLNSNDYGYGGQKRPLEDGDGSWTSPSSTTHWEGMPSPFKDQPDAKKVAPQNDSFGTQLPPMHQQQRSVMTEEYKVPDGMVGFIIGRGGEQISRIQQESGCKIQIAPDSGGLPERSCMLTGTPESVQSAKRLLDQIVEKGRPAPGFHHGDGPGNAVQEIMIPASKAGLVIGKGGETIKQLQERAGVKMVMIQDGPQNTGADKPLRITGDPYKVQQAKEMVLELIRDQGGFREVRNEYGSRIGGNEGIDVPIPRFAVGIVIGRNGEMIKKIQNDAGVRIQFKPDDGTTPERIAQITGPPDRCQHAAEIITDLLRSVQAGNPGGPGPGGRGRGRGQGNWNMGPPGGLQEFNFIVPTGKTGLIIGKGGETIKSISQQSGARIELQRNPPPNADPNMKLFTIRGTPQQIDYARQLIEEKIGGPVNPLGPPVPHGPHGVPGPHGPPGPPGPGTPMGPYNPAPYNPGPPGPAPHGPPAPYAPQGWGNAYPHWQQQAPPDPAKAGTDPNSAAWAAYYAHYYQQQAQPPPAAPAGAPTTTQTNGQGDQQNPAPAGQVDYTKAWEEYYKKMGQAVPAPTGAPPGGQPDYSAAWAEYYRQQAAYYAQTSPQGMPQHPPAPQGFANHARSHHHLY, from the exons attgcaGCAAAAATTGGAGGTGATGCAGGGACATCACTGAATTCAAATGACTATGGTTATGGGGGACAAAAAAGACCTTTAGAAGATGGAG atGGCTCTTGGACAAGTCCGAGCAGTACAACACACTGGGAGGGAATGCCCTCTCCTTTTAAAG ATCAACCAGATGCTAAGAAAGTTGCTCCTCAAAATGACT cTTTTGGAACACAGTTACCACCGATGCATCAGCAGCAAAG ATCTGTAATGACAGAAGAATACAAAGTTCCAGATGGAATGGTTGGATTTA tAATTGGCAGAGGAGGTGAACAGATCTCACGCATACAGCAGGAATCTGGATGCAAAATACAGATAGCTCCTG ACAGTGGTGGCCTTCCAGAAAGGTCCTGTATGTTAACTGGAACACCTGAATCTGTCCA GTCAGCAAAACGGTTACTGGACCAGattgttgaaaaaggaagaccAGCTCCTGGCTTCCATCATGGCGATGGACCGGGAAATGCAGTTCAAGAAATCATGATTCCAGCTAGCAAGGCAGGATTGGTTATTGGAAAGGGGGGAGAAACTATTAAACAGCTTCAG GAACGGGCTGGAGTTAAAATGGTTATGATTCAAGATGGGCCGCAAAACACTGGTGCTGACAAACCTCTTAGGATTACAGGAGACCCATATAAAGTTCAA CAAGCCAAGGAAATGGTGTTAGAGTTAATTCGTGATCAAGGTGGTTTCAGAGAAGTTCGGAATGAGTATGGGTCAAGAATAGGAGGAAATGAAGGGATAGAT GTCCCCATTCCAAGATTTGCTGTTGGCATTGTAATAGGAAGAAATGGAGAGAtgatcaaaaaaatacaaaatgatgcTGGTGTTCGCATTCAGTTTAAGCCAG aTGATGGGACAACACCAGAGAGGATAGCACAAATAACAGGACCTCCAGACCGATGTCAACATGCTGCAGAAATTATTACAGACCTTCTTCGAAGTGTTCAG GCTGGTAATCCTGGTGGACCTGGACCTGGTGGTCGAGGAAGAGGTAGAGGTCAAGGCAACTGGAACATGGGACCACCTGGTGGACTACaggaatttaattttattgtgccaactgggaaaactggattaaTAATAGGAAAAG GAGGTGAAACCATAAAAAGCATAAGCCAACAGTCTGGTGCAAGAATAGAACTTCAGAGAAATCCTCCACCAAATGCAGATCCTAATATGAAGTTATTTACAATTCGTGGCACTCCACAACAGATAGACTATGCTCGGCAACTCATAGAAGAAAAGATTGGT GGCCCAGTAAATCCTTTAGGGCCACCTGTACCCCATGGGCCCCATGGTGTCCCAGGCCCCCATGgacctcctgggcctccagggccTGGAACTCCAATGGGACCATACAACCCTGCACCTTATAATCCTGGACCACCAGGCCCGGCTCCTCA tggtCCTCCAGCCCCATACGCTCCCCAGGGATGGGGAAATGCGTATCCACACTGGCAGCAGCAGGCTCCTCCTGATCCAG ctaAGGCAGGAACGGATCCAAATTCAGCAGCTTGGGCTGCTTATTATGCTCACTATTATCAACAGCAAGCACAGCCACCACCAGCAGCCCCTGCAGGTGCACCAACTACAACTCAAACTAATGGACAAG GAGATCAGCAGAATCCAGCCCCAGCTGGACAGGTTGATTATACCAAGGCTTGGGAAGAGTACTACAAGAAAATGG GTCAAGCAGTTCCTGCTCCGACTGGGGCTCCTCCAGGTGGTCAGCCAGATTATAGTGCAGCCTGGGCTGAGTATTATAGACAACAAGCAGCCTATTATGCCCAGACAAGTCCCCAGGGAATGCCACAGCATCCTCCAGCACCTCAG GGATTTGCAAATCATGCAAGAAGCCACCACCATTTATATTaa
- the FUBP1 gene encoding far upstream element-binding protein 1 isoform X21, translated as MADYSTVPPPSSGSAGGGGGGGGGGGVNDAFKDALQRARQIAAKIGGDAGTSLNSNDYGYGGQKRPLEDGDQPDAKKVAPQNDSFGTQLPPMHQQQSRSVMTEEYKVPDGMVGFIIGRGGEQISRIQQESGCKIQIAPDSGGLPERSCMLTGTPESVQSAKRLLDQIVEKGRPAPGFHHGDGPGNAVQEIMIPASKAGLVIGKGGETIKQLQERAGVKMVMIQDGPQNTGADKPLRITGDPYKVQQAKEMVLELIRDQGGFREVRNEYGSRIGGNEGIDVPIPRFAVGIVIGRNGEMIKKIQNDAGVRIQFKPDDGTTPERIAQITGPPDRCQHAAEIITDLLRSVQAGNPGGPGPGGRGRGRGQGNWNMGPPGGLQEFNFIVPTGKTGLIIGKGGETIKSISQQSGARIELQRNPPPNADPNMKLFTIRGTPQQIDYARQLIEEKIGGPVNPLGPPVPHGPHGVPGPHGPPGPPGPGTPMGPYNPAPYNPGPPGPAPHGPPAPYAPQGWGNAYPHWQQQAPPDPAKAGTDPNSAAWAAYYAHYYQQQAQPPPAAPAGAPTTTQTNGQGDQQNPAPAGQVDYTKAWEEYYKKMGQAVPAPTGAPPGGQPDYSAAWAEYYRQQAAYYAQTSPQGMPQHPPAPQGFANHARSHHHLY; from the exons attgcaGCAAAAATTGGAGGTGATGCAGGGACATCACTGAATTCAAATGACTATGGTTATGGGGGACAAAAAAGACCTTTAGAAGATGGAG ATCAACCAGATGCTAAGAAAGTTGCTCCTCAAAATGACT cTTTTGGAACACAGTTACCACCGATGCATCAGCAGCAAAG CAGATCTGTAATGACAGAAGAATACAAAGTTCCAGATGGAATGGTTGGATTTA tAATTGGCAGAGGAGGTGAACAGATCTCACGCATACAGCAGGAATCTGGATGCAAAATACAGATAGCTCCTG ACAGTGGTGGCCTTCCAGAAAGGTCCTGTATGTTAACTGGAACACCTGAATCTGTCCA GTCAGCAAAACGGTTACTGGACCAGattgttgaaaaaggaagaccAGCTCCTGGCTTCCATCATGGCGATGGACCGGGAAATGCAGTTCAAGAAATCATGATTCCAGCTAGCAAGGCAGGATTGGTTATTGGAAAGGGGGGAGAAACTATTAAACAGCTTCAG GAACGGGCTGGAGTTAAAATGGTTATGATTCAAGATGGGCCGCAAAACACTGGTGCTGACAAACCTCTTAGGATTACAGGAGACCCATATAAAGTTCAA CAAGCCAAGGAAATGGTGTTAGAGTTAATTCGTGATCAAGGTGGTTTCAGAGAAGTTCGGAATGAGTATGGGTCAAGAATAGGAGGAAATGAAGGGATAGAT GTCCCCATTCCAAGATTTGCTGTTGGCATTGTAATAGGAAGAAATGGAGAGAtgatcaaaaaaatacaaaatgatgcTGGTGTTCGCATTCAGTTTAAGCCAG aTGATGGGACAACACCAGAGAGGATAGCACAAATAACAGGACCTCCAGACCGATGTCAACATGCTGCAGAAATTATTACAGACCTTCTTCGAAGTGTTCAG GCTGGTAATCCTGGTGGACCTGGACCTGGTGGTCGAGGAAGAGGTAGAGGTCAAGGCAACTGGAACATGGGACCACCTGGTGGACTACaggaatttaattttattgtgccaactgggaaaactggattaaTAATAGGAAAAG GAGGTGAAACCATAAAAAGCATAAGCCAACAGTCTGGTGCAAGAATAGAACTTCAGAGAAATCCTCCACCAAATGCAGATCCTAATATGAAGTTATTTACAATTCGTGGCACTCCACAACAGATAGACTATGCTCGGCAACTCATAGAAGAAAAGATTGGT GGCCCAGTAAATCCTTTAGGGCCACCTGTACCCCATGGGCCCCATGGTGTCCCAGGCCCCCATGgacctcctgggcctccagggccTGGAACTCCAATGGGACCATACAACCCTGCACCTTATAATCCTGGACCACCAGGCCCGGCTCCTCA tggtCCTCCAGCCCCATACGCTCCCCAGGGATGGGGAAATGCGTATCCACACTGGCAGCAGCAGGCTCCTCCTGATCCAG ctaAGGCAGGAACGGATCCAAATTCAGCAGCTTGGGCTGCTTATTATGCTCACTATTATCAACAGCAAGCACAGCCACCACCAGCAGCCCCTGCAGGTGCACCAACTACAACTCAAACTAATGGACAAG GAGATCAGCAGAATCCAGCCCCAGCTGGACAGGTTGATTATACCAAGGCTTGGGAAGAGTACTACAAGAAAATGG GTCAAGCAGTTCCTGCTCCGACTGGGGCTCCTCCAGGTGGTCAGCCAGATTATAGTGCAGCCTGGGCTGAGTATTATAGACAACAAGCAGCCTATTATGCCCAGACAAGTCCCCAGGGAATGCCACAGCATCCTCCAGCACCTCAG GGATTTGCAAATCATGCAAGAAGCCACCACCATTTATATTaa
- the FUBP1 gene encoding far upstream element-binding protein 1 isoform X22: MADYSTVPPPSSGSAGGGGGGGGGGGVNDAFKDALQRARQIAAKIGGDAGTSLNSNDYGYGGQKRPLEDGDQPDAKKVAPQNDSFGTQLPPMHQQQRSVMTEEYKVPDGMVGFIIGRGGEQISRIQQESGCKIQIAPDSGGLPERSCMLTGTPESVQSAKRLLDQIVEKGRPAPGFHHGDGPGNAVQEIMIPASKAGLVIGKGGETIKQLQERAGVKMVMIQDGPQNTGADKPLRITGDPYKVQQAKEMVLELIRDQGGFREVRNEYGSRIGGNEGIDVPIPRFAVGIVIGRNGEMIKKIQNDAGVRIQFKPDDGTTPERIAQITGPPDRCQHAAEIITDLLRSVQAGNPGGPGPGGRGRGRGQGNWNMGPPGGLQEFNFIVPTGKTGLIIGKGGETIKSISQQSGARIELQRNPPPNADPNMKLFTIRGTPQQIDYARQLIEEKIGGPVNPLGPPVPHGPHGVPGPHGPPGPPGPGTPMGPYNPAPYNPGPPGPAPHGPPAPYAPQGWGNAYPHWQQQAPPDPAKAGTDPNSAAWAAYYAHYYQQQAQPPPAAPAGAPTTTQTNGQGDQQNPAPAGQVDYTKAWEEYYKKMGQAVPAPTGAPPGGQPDYSAAWAEYYRQQAAYYAQTSPQGMPQHPPAPQGFANHARSHHHLY, from the exons attgcaGCAAAAATTGGAGGTGATGCAGGGACATCACTGAATTCAAATGACTATGGTTATGGGGGACAAAAAAGACCTTTAGAAGATGGAG ATCAACCAGATGCTAAGAAAGTTGCTCCTCAAAATGACT cTTTTGGAACACAGTTACCACCGATGCATCAGCAGCAAAG ATCTGTAATGACAGAAGAATACAAAGTTCCAGATGGAATGGTTGGATTTA tAATTGGCAGAGGAGGTGAACAGATCTCACGCATACAGCAGGAATCTGGATGCAAAATACAGATAGCTCCTG ACAGTGGTGGCCTTCCAGAAAGGTCCTGTATGTTAACTGGAACACCTGAATCTGTCCA GTCAGCAAAACGGTTACTGGACCAGattgttgaaaaaggaagaccAGCTCCTGGCTTCCATCATGGCGATGGACCGGGAAATGCAGTTCAAGAAATCATGATTCCAGCTAGCAAGGCAGGATTGGTTATTGGAAAGGGGGGAGAAACTATTAAACAGCTTCAG GAACGGGCTGGAGTTAAAATGGTTATGATTCAAGATGGGCCGCAAAACACTGGTGCTGACAAACCTCTTAGGATTACAGGAGACCCATATAAAGTTCAA CAAGCCAAGGAAATGGTGTTAGAGTTAATTCGTGATCAAGGTGGTTTCAGAGAAGTTCGGAATGAGTATGGGTCAAGAATAGGAGGAAATGAAGGGATAGAT GTCCCCATTCCAAGATTTGCTGTTGGCATTGTAATAGGAAGAAATGGAGAGAtgatcaaaaaaatacaaaatgatgcTGGTGTTCGCATTCAGTTTAAGCCAG aTGATGGGACAACACCAGAGAGGATAGCACAAATAACAGGACCTCCAGACCGATGTCAACATGCTGCAGAAATTATTACAGACCTTCTTCGAAGTGTTCAG GCTGGTAATCCTGGTGGACCTGGACCTGGTGGTCGAGGAAGAGGTAGAGGTCAAGGCAACTGGAACATGGGACCACCTGGTGGACTACaggaatttaattttattgtgccaactgggaaaactggattaaTAATAGGAAAAG GAGGTGAAACCATAAAAAGCATAAGCCAACAGTCTGGTGCAAGAATAGAACTTCAGAGAAATCCTCCACCAAATGCAGATCCTAATATGAAGTTATTTACAATTCGTGGCACTCCACAACAGATAGACTATGCTCGGCAACTCATAGAAGAAAAGATTGGT GGCCCAGTAAATCCTTTAGGGCCACCTGTACCCCATGGGCCCCATGGTGTCCCAGGCCCCCATGgacctcctgggcctccagggccTGGAACTCCAATGGGACCATACAACCCTGCACCTTATAATCCTGGACCACCAGGCCCGGCTCCTCA tggtCCTCCAGCCCCATACGCTCCCCAGGGATGGGGAAATGCGTATCCACACTGGCAGCAGCAGGCTCCTCCTGATCCAG ctaAGGCAGGAACGGATCCAAATTCAGCAGCTTGGGCTGCTTATTATGCTCACTATTATCAACAGCAAGCACAGCCACCACCAGCAGCCCCTGCAGGTGCACCAACTACAACTCAAACTAATGGACAAG GAGATCAGCAGAATCCAGCCCCAGCTGGACAGGTTGATTATACCAAGGCTTGGGAAGAGTACTACAAGAAAATGG GTCAAGCAGTTCCTGCTCCGACTGGGGCTCCTCCAGGTGGTCAGCCAGATTATAGTGCAGCCTGGGCTGAGTATTATAGACAACAAGCAGCCTATTATGCCCAGACAAGTCCCCAGGGAATGCCACAGCATCCTCCAGCACCTCAG GGATTTGCAAATCATGCAAGAAGCCACCACCATTTATATTaa